In Mangifera indica cultivar Alphonso chromosome 1, CATAS_Mindica_2.1, whole genome shotgun sequence, a single genomic region encodes these proteins:
- the LOC123210590 gene encoding receptor-like protein 7, translated as MMNCLTRFYYLICAFLLLFLFSLSYAELCSPDQSSALLQFKQLFSFTNGSSFNCEYFPDQPVCQGACPSSPKIKSWKKDTDCCLWDGITCDNVTGHVIGLDLSCNWLLGNIPSNSSLFLLSHLQSLNLAFNDFNYSQVSSSFNCFPNLTHLNLSNSNFFDQVPSEISHLSKLVSLDLSYNYLIIKTPALKGIVHNLTNIREFIFDQVDLSTISPRSLSNLSSSLTSLSLGSCFLIGRFPDNIFHQPNLQKLNLGFNSNLTGIFPKSNWSSPLSFVNVSFTNFQGELSNNAISSLKFLNTLDLYYCHFNGSIPASLGNLTKLVYLDLAYNHFTGSIPSSLSNLVQLRHLTFRDNSLTGEIPDIFFNLTQLSLFEGSFNLLSGPIPTDVSRLKSLVTLTLSSNLLNGTIPSGLYTLPLLKNIDLSCNHLIGNIKNFQNSLRVIQLNNNGLNGSIPNSIFELENLTDLVLCSNNLSGALELYMFTKLKNLQILNLSHNNLSLSTTYKVNSSFPNLYWLGLSCCNMRELPYILRNHNQLMILELSENKIHGDLPIWLWELGMENLTFLNLSHNSLEGLGQFPSVGQLPWKLQYLDVSSNSIEGSFPIPPLGTTVFLISNNNLSGEIPQSICDTNTIEVLDLSYNNLSGRIPECMGNFSINLQVLDLRKNKFYGKIPGTFTEGSNLRTLNLNNNGLEGPVPRSLINCAMLEVLDLGNNKINDIFPFWLKSLTNLQVLVLRSNYFHGSVWHSSDHDNSYFPMLRIFDLSSNRFSGSLPTRYFENLNAMMINGESAKKLKYMGGLYYLDSVEVVMKGRDMLLVKIMTSFTSIDFSHNYFDGEIPIVIGELQGLRLLNLSQNSLGGHIPSSLGNLILLESLDLSSNKLSGQIPSQLVGLTFLSKLNLSQNQLVGLIPQGNQFNTFSSDSYNGNLGLCGPPLTKKCEEPTSSTFHDDEDHNMSNWFDWKVIMMGYGCGLLLGLLIGYAVFSTGKPQWFLRIIEKRTLGKSH; from the coding sequence ATGATGAATTGCTTAACAAGGTTTTATTATCTTATCTGTGCTTTCCTCTTATTGTTCTTGTTTTCCTTATCTTATGCAGAACTGTGCTCACCTGACCAAAGTTCTGCATTGCTCCAATTCAAGCAGctcttttctttcacaaatGGTTCTTCCTTCAATTGCGAGTATTTCCCAGACCAACCTGTTTGTCAAGGAGCATGTCCTTCTTCTCCAAAAATAAAGTCCTGGAAGAAGGATACTGATTGTTGCTTATGGGATGGCATCACTTGTGATAACGTGACTGGTCACGTAATTGGTCTTGACCTTAGTTGCAACTGGCTTCTCGGTAACATCCCTTCCAACAGTagcctttttcttctctctcatctGCAAAGCCTCAACCTTGCTTTCAATGATTTCAATTACTCTCAAGTTTCTTCAAGTTTCAATTGCTTCCCGAATTTGACACACCTTAACCTATCCAACTCAAACTTTTTTGATCAAGTTCCATCCGAAATCTCTCATTTGTCCAAGTTAGTTTCACTTGACCTCTCTTACAACTATTTAATCATCAAAACACCAGCCTTGAAAGGAATAGTTCATAATTTGACCAACATAAGAGAGTTTATCTTTGATCAGGTAGACCTGTCTACCATATCACCTCGTTCCTTGTCAAATCTATCTTCTTCTTTGACATCTTTGAGTCTTGGATCTTGTTTTTTGATTGGGCGTTTTCCAGATAACATCTTCCACCAACCAAACCTGCAAAAACTCAATTTAGGATTCAACAGCAATTTGACTGGCATTTTTCCAAAGAGTAACTGGAGCAGCCCACTCAGCTTTGTGAATGTCTCGTTCACAAACTTCCAAGGAGAATTATCCAATAATGCAATCAGCTCTCTCAAGTTCTTGAACACTTTGGATCTCTACTACTGTCATTTCAATGGTTCGATTCCTGCTTCACTTGGTAATCTTACCAAACTTGTTTATTTGGACCTAGCATACAACCATTTCACAGGTTCTATCCCGTCATCACTTTCCAATCTTGTGCAGCTGCGTCACCTAACTTTTAGAGACAACAGTCTCACTGGTGAAATTCCTGATATATTTTTCAACTTAACCCAACTTTCTTTATTTGAAGGGTCCTTTAATCTACTATCTGGTCCAATTCCTACTGATGTAAGTCGGCTAAAAAGTTTGGTCACTCTCACTTTAAGTTCCAACTTACTCAATGGGACAATACCATCCGGGCTGTATACTCTCCCATTATTAAAGAACATTGACCTCAGTTGCAACCATCTGATAGGTAACATCAAAAATTTTCAGAACTCATTGCGAGTCATCCAGTTAAATAATAATGGGCTGAATGGTTCAATtccaaattcaatttttgagCTTGAGAATCTAACCGATCTTGTACTTTGTTCAAACAATTTGAGTGGTGCTCTAGAGCTTTACATGTTTACAAAGCTTAAAAACCTTCAAATTCTTAATCTTTCTCACAATAATCTGTCATTGAGCACCACATACAAAGTCAATTCTTCCTTTCCTAACCTCTATTGGTTAGGATTATCTTGTTGCAACATGAGAGAGCTCCCCTACATCTTGAGAAATCATAACCAATTGATGATTTTGGAACTTTCTGAGAACAAAATCCACGGTGACCTTCCCATTTGGTTATGGGAATTGGGAATGGAAAACTTGACTTTTCTAAATCTTTCCCACAACTCTTTGGAAGGTCTCGGACAGTTTCCAAGCGTAGGGCAGCTTCCATGGAAGCTTCAGTATCTTGACGTAAGTTCCAACTCCATTGAAGGATCCTTTCCAATTCCACCACTTGGCACGACGGTCTTTTTGATCTCAAACAATAATCTGTCAGGAGAGATACCTCAGTCAATTTGTGATACCAACACCATTGAAGTTCTTGATCTTTCTTACAACAATTTGAGTGGCAGAATTCCTGAATGTATGGGAAATTTCAGCATCAATCTTCAGGTTTTGGATTTGCGGAAGAACAAATTTTATGGCAAAATTCCTGGAACATTTACAGAGGGAAGTAATTTGAGAACACTTAACCTGAATAACAATGGATTAGAAGGACCAGTCCCACGATCTCTAATCAATTGTGCAATGCTCGAAGTTCTAGATCTGggaaacaacaaaataaatgatattttcccaTTTTGGTTGAAAAGTCTTACAAACTTGCAGGTACTTGTTCTTCGTTCTAATTACTTTCATGGTTCTGTATGGCATTCTTCTGATCATGATAATAGTTATTTCCCTATGTTGAGAATCTTTGATCTCTCAAGCAATCGATTTAGCGGTTCTTTGCCAACAAGGTActtcgaaaatctaaatgcTATGATGATCAATGGTGAATCTGCGAAGAAGTTGAAATACATGGGTGGGTTGTATTATCTAGATTCTGTGGAGGTGGTAATGAAAGGCAGGGATATGTTACTGGTGAAAATTATGACCAGTTTCACAAGTATTGATTTTTCACACAATTACTTTGACGGAGAGATTCCAATAGTAATTGGAGAGCTTCAGGGTCTTCGACTCCTCAACCTTTCCCAAAACAGTCTAGGAGGTCATATCCCTTCATCTTTAGGAAATTTGATCCTCCTAGAATCCTTAGACCTATCGTCAAACAAGCTTTCTGGGCAAATTCCATCACAGTTGGTAGGCTTGACATTtctttcaaagttaaatttgtCACAAAACCAACTTGTGGGGCTTATTCCTCAAGGAAACCAGTTTAATACCTTCTCAAGTGATTCATACAATGGCAACTTGGGATTATGCGGACCTCCATTGACGAAAAAATGTGAAGAACCAACATCATCAACATTCCATGACGATGAAGACCACAACATGTCAAACTGGTTCGATTGGAAAGTCATTATGATGGGTTATGGATGCGGTCTATTGCTGGGCTTGCTTATTGGATATGCTGTTTTCTCAACAGGAAAGCCGCAGTGGTTTCTAAGGATAATTGAGAAAAGGACTCTGGGAAAATCTCATTAG